The genomic stretch CTCAGAGGCTCATCGAGAAACTTTAATGCGAATACTTAATCAGGCGCATGTGATGAAGGACATTATTGTCGACCAGTTCAACAGAGTAGTTGCTAACATCACAGCTAGCACATACCTTGGGTTCAATAATGCAGAATTACCAGCAGAGGGTTATTCTTATAACACCCTAAACCTCGCATACAATTTTAATGCATAATATAATAAAATTCACATTCATACTGAGTGTCACGCTCATCACAATAAATCCTGCTTCGTAACACAAGTTATATAATATCACATAACACTTGTCATCATctgctcaccttcacttagggtatcatcaCAGCGGAATCATCACCAAATCAATCAAACAATTAATAATAGCAATTTCGAAAATTAAATCTTATAACTTAGAACTTCATAACACAATAACAAGAGTCGTGATGGTCAACTCAACACCATTTAAAACCTCATTAAACACAGATAACAATTTCAACATGATAAAAAAAATTAGATAAAAATTTTCCCAGCTCGATGTTACATTGACCATAGCAAGACCCTACTAAATGAACGACAACTATAGGAAGCCACTCCAAGAACTACATTCCACCTACTGCAGCAAGCTACAtctgagtatctgcacgatgcccatgtaaagaaaatattcaaacagaaggggtgagaatacacttCAATAATTAACGATGAAAACAAGCGAAAGTAAATTATCACAtaacatcatcatcattcacaTTTCTCAATTAATACCAACATACTAAGTATcctcatccaacaacacatcaacaaaCAATCAACACAAGTGCAACACTTATACAATGTACTCAAGaccgactcgacatgcatgtggtacGAAATATGAACACTCATATTCATTTCACTCCCCGATCCCCATCATAGGATCAGATTCCCCCTTGGAACCGGAGCACGCCAAATCGCTACCATAACCATAGGTAATGCTTCAGTAATTCCCCAAAACAGGAATTAGCTACTCATACCCGAAACATCACCATAGGGTCGAGCCTCACTAAAAATGGATTGATGTTCATACACCATGATTCATGACTCTAAattaacatgcattaacacctcaaggttcaccaaaaggatccccacacgcatctcatcatttatgcatcacatcattcatcatacaACCATCATTTCAGGTTATAATGTCAATAACATTAACAAACATCAGCAACTCATCATACATGATTCAACGATAATCAATCATATCATTTCACCCAAAAACAATTACACATCATCATATTCAATGTAACAATTCACTAACTAATCAAACAAGTCACCATAAATATCTCTACAGTTGACAATTGACTATTATGAGTGTATATTAGCATTAGGAAGCCTATAAGCATTTTGAAATAAGTTAGAAAAGGTTTCATGATTGAAAATAAGTTGTTAAATGCAAAATCAATCTATGTGCTAACACATACGATccataggtcgacacatagaagaaacttttgcctatgtgtcgacacatacgaGTTACATGTTGACACGTGTGCTTCATTTTAAAGCTTGTACATTTTGTCCTATGTGTCGCCTTCATGTGTCAACACATGACCTTCATAGGTAGACTCGTGCTGCAAAATCTTCCCAAAAATCAGTTTTTTAACCATCCAAACACCGCCTCATGTGCCAAAAACTTATGCTATAAAAATTCATCAAATAAAATCCAATTTCTCATGGTTATAGCTTCCTAATTCATCGTTTACTCCATAATTTTCATGAATCAACATCATATTATAACATATTATCATACCCACCATCTCCAAATTACCAATAACACAATTAAGGTCAAAACCTTCAAACATCAATCAATGGAATCACATGTTCAACAACATCAAAATAAAACATATGAATACATTGGGTACAAGAACTCCACACTAATTTCACCATACAATCAATACTTATACCACATACATCAGAATCGGGATTTACAGCACCCAATTTTAAGGAGGTTAAGGATTCCTCCATCTACCCCACATGCTTTAACACCCATTAGAGAAGCACATCTTCCCCTTACCTGATTTCCAACAAAAACCCTTTGATCCTTAAAGTTCTTCTTCATTAAGCCTTTACTCTCCGTCTTTGACTCTTTTGACCCAACTATCCAAAACATGTACTAACTCTATAGGTTCCCAAATTCCCTATTTCATTCCAAGACCCATTTCCTTCTAAAAAGACTTTTCCCATTTTACCCTCCAACTTATCCTTGTCTCCCTTTCCTATCCTCCATATTTTCCTTATTTCCAGCCTTGCCCTTAATTCATCTACAGATCTTATTTTTCTCactatttaattaattaagtcAAATAGAAAATGTTATTCCAATCATCATTAAAATTCTCAATAATTCTAAACACAAAAGCCAAGCTTCTACTCTCCTTATACCCTTACTTCAAGGACACTTACCCCACAACCCCACCATAAACAAATTAAAATGTCAATCAATTCAAATAATATCTTAAACACATcaataattaaataattaaattcAGGGTGTTACAAGAAAAAAAATTCCCTAAAAAGTTACCTGAATGAATCAGATTCGAATACGACTCTCTCAATCGACTCTCCAACTCCCAAGTTATGCTCACGCTAGCTGGTCCTCCCCACACTACCCACACCAAGGAAATTTCATTACCACACAACTGCTTCACTTCTCGATCCTCTATCCGCATGTGCGATGTCCCCACAGTCAGGTTCTCTCTCACCTGTATATCGGCCACTTGGATCACATAAGATGAATCCAAAATATAactcctcaattgagacacataaaacatatcatgaagattagcaagcGGCGGTGGCAAGGCAATCTGATTGGCCACCTCTCCTATCCTCTGCAAGATCTGGTATTGACCAATAAAATATGGTGTAAGCTTTCGAGACTTCAAGGCTCTAACAACATTGGTTACCTGGGTAACCCCAAATAGCACATGGTCCCTCTGGTAACTCTTCTGGCAAGTATACtaagctttcatcttctcttgaatcatcttgATATTCTCAAAAGTCTAttgcacaatctcaggtccaatTACTGCATGCTCACTAGATTTGTACCAACACAAAAGTGTCATATACCTCCTACCATACAACGCCTCAAATTGGGCCTTCCTAATTCTAGAATTGAAAATGTTATTGTAAGTGAATTGAATCAATGACATGTATTTATCCCAAGAACTTCCTTGTTCTAGTAAACAAGCCCTCAACAGATCTTTCAAGGATTGGATAGTCCTCTTCGTTTGcccatcagtctgcgggtgataagcagaactcaacttcagcttagtTCCCAAGGATTCTTGTAAACTTTTCCAAAACCTTAATGTGAACCTCATATGTCTATCTGACACAATGCTTAATGGAATACCATGAAAATTAATAATCTTCTCAATATATAACTCATCTAACTTTTGGAAGTTAAAGTTGATCCTGATCGGTATGAAATGAGTTGATTTGGTCAGTCTATCAACAAccacccaaatagaatcatatCCCTTCATCATATTCGGTAAACTGGTCATGAAATCCATGGAAATGTTATCCCACTTCCACCTTGGAATACTCAAAGGTTGCATCAGACCTGATGGTCTCTGATATTCGATTTTTGACTTATGACAAGTCAAAAAAGCTTAGACAAATTCATCTACTCCCTTTTTCACTCTTGGCCACCAGAATAATTTCTTTAAGTCCTGATACATCTTAGTggcaccaggatgaatactcaacccacttctttgaccctcctcaagaatactcttcttaagctcgggTACATCTAGTACACAAACCCTGTCTCTGAACCTCATCACACCATTCTCATTAATTCTGAAGTCGCCACCCTTATTCTGATTGATTAACACAAGTCGGTCAACCAATCCTACATCGGTCTTCTGACCTCTCTTATCTCTTCAAGAATTCCACTTGTCGGCTTCAACACAACCAGCTTCACACTATTAGAGTTTTCTACGCATACTAGACTCGTGTCTCTAAATTGCTTGATCAAGTCTAGATCTCGAACCATCAACATTAACATATGCAAAGATTTCCTGCTTAAAGCGTCAACTACGATGTTAGCCTTATCTGAATGGTAACTCAAGTCAAAATCACAATCCTTCAGAAACTCAAGCCACCTTCTCCGCCTTATATTCAATTCCTTCTgatcaaataaatatttcaaactcttgtgatcactgaatACTTCCAACCTGGAGGCAAACAGGTAGTGCCCCAAAATCTTTAACACAAAAACCAATGTTGCCAACTCAAGATTATGCGTAGGATAATTACTTTCATGAACTCTCAACTTCTTCGAAGCGTAAGCCATAACCTATCCATTATGCATCAACATACCTCTTAGACCCATCTTCGAGGCATCACAATATACAATAAAGGACTCACTTGGATTCAGAAAAATTAAAACTAGAGTAAATGTCAACTTCTTCTTGAATTCTTGGAAACTCTCTTCACAATGCACATCCCAAACATATGAttgaccctttcgagtcaactgagtcaACGACAATGCTAACTTCAAAAaaccttcaatgaacttcctatagtaaACAACCAATCtaaggaaacttctaatctcagtgACAGACTTTGGAGTCTCGATTGTAACATAACATATATCTTCAACGGATCCACaactataccaccactagaaatcacatggccaaggaaactcacgTCTCTTAACCAGAACTCGCACTCGGAAAACTCCATGTACAAATGGTTCTCTTTCAATGTTTGCAATACAATTCTCAGATGTTCGACATGCTCTTCATCAAACTTTGAGTACATCAGTATGTCATCGATAAACAGAACCACGAACTAATGTAAATGTAGATGGAATATTCGATTCATGTATTCCATGAACACCCCAGGTGAATTAGACACACCAAACGGCATTACCAAATACTCGTAATGGCCATACCTCATTCTGAAAGCAGTATTCAGAATATATCTGGGCTTCACATGAATCCGATGGTAACCAGAACACAAATCTATCTTTCCAAACACATAGGAATATACCAactgatccatcagatcatcaatcctcgatagtggatacttattctttATAGTCACCTTATTTAGTTATCAGTAATCCATGCATAGCCTCATACTACTGTCCTTCTTCTTCCCCACGATGAAACACCGACGCACCCCACGATGAAACACTCGGATGAACAAACATCTTCTCAAGCAGATCTTCcagttgcttcttcaattcacCCAAATCTGAAGCAGACGCCCTATAAGGAACCACCGACACTTGACTAGTACCAGGTATTAGGTCTATAGCAAACTCCACCTCACGTTCTGGCGGAAAGTCATTAATATCATCTGGACACACTTTTGGAATATGGCTCACCACATGTAGCTCGACCAACACAGATTTAGTCTCTTCATTCATAAAAGCTAATATCATAAACACTGCAACATCTTCCTTCACGAACTCATTCACTTGCTTAGCCGACACGAACAAATCATCACTATTATAAAACTCTGGAAATGACACCGTCTTCGAAAAACACTTGATATGAACATGATTGAACTCAAACCAGTTCATTccaaggataacatcgagatccCTCAAAGTTAGACACATTAAATCCATACCAAAACTCTTGCCGTAGATAGTAAGCAGACAATTTAAACAAACCCACAAAGTGAGTATCAGACCTAGAGTCGGGGTATCAATAATCATGCTCCCATCCATAGAGGATAATTTCAAACCCGACTTCTCCTCACAATCAAGCGAAAGAAATGAATGTGTCACATCCATGTAAATAATAGCAATCAAAGGAATACCATTTAGAAAATACGCACCTCAAATCAAAAGGCCAACACTAGTAGTCTTTGTCCCAGACAAGGCAAAGACTTTCCCTTTTGACTGTGctttctttggcttctgacaaTTGGTACTGATATGACATATCTCTCCGCAGATATAACAAATCGGCCCATCGCTCTTGTAATCCACAACATGGTGACCTGTATTACCATATTTAAAGCATCTCAGAACATTATTCTTGCACTCATTATCACGGTGGCCAGACTCACCACCCTTGAAACACTTGACATAAGCGGGAGTCACTCCCCCCATTTGGCTTCTTCTCATCAATAGTCCTCTTCTTCCCCTTCTTTTCTAGTTGGAGAACTATATGGTTTTCCCCTGAACTGATTATATCCCTTCCTCTTACTAACACTCTTATAGTGAGCGAAACGAGCCCTGCAGTCCTTATCATAAATCCTACACTTGTTCACTAGAGTAGGAAACTTACGAATCTACTGGTAGTCAATACCATGCTTAATCTCAGGTCGTAGTTTGTTCTCAAACTTAATGCATTTGGATCCCTCCACTGATGCACCATTGTAATGATGACAGAACTTCACTAGCTCCTCAAACTTGGCGGCATCTCAACAACTGTCATGTTTCCTATCTTAATCTCAAGAAATTCAATCTCCTTCTTGATAAGCACATCTTCAGGAAAATATTTTTCAAGGAATTGCACCTTGAACACAACCATGTGATCTTAGTACCAATAACTTCTAGTCTCTGGAGAGTGTTACCCACTAGTCTTCAGCTTCCTCAGACAACATGTGAGTACCAAAACATACCTTATGTTTTTCATTATAGACCATTACTTGGAAGATCTTCTCGATCTCTTTGAGCCACACCTAAGCACCCTCCGGATTATACCTGCCCTTGAATGTCGAAAAATTATTCCTCTAAAATTTTCCCAACCCACATAACTCATCACCTTCTTGATTCTGATGTTTGTGTAGTGCATGAGCCATTGACTATAAAGCATCAACAATAGCGCGATCATTTCTTCCATCCATTTTTCACATCATCAAACAAGCATTAGAAGAAACAATGCATCAATAATGTACACACACATGTTGCATACAAGGGACTCGACTACATCACAAAAGCTGGTTGGACATACCGACCTGCTatgataccactatgtaacaccctaaaccaCACATACAATTTTAATGCATAATTTAATAAAATTCACAATCACATTGGGTGTCACACTCATCACAATAAATCCTGCTCCGTAACACAGGTTATAAAATATTACATAACACCTATCATCGCCTGCTCACCTTCATTTAGAGTATCATCGTAGCGGAATCATCACCAAATCAATCAAACAATTAATAATCGCAATTCAAGGAATTAAATTTTATAACTTCAAACTTCATAACGCAATAACAAGAGTCGTGATGTTCAACTCATCACCATTTAAAACCTCATCAAACACAAATAACAATTTCAACAAGACAAAAGAACTTAGAGAAAAACGTTCCCACCCCGATGTTATATTGACCAGAGAAATACCCTATTAAACTAATGGCAACTATAGGAAGCCAATCCAAGAGCCACATTCCACTTACTGCAGCAAGCTACTCCTGAGTATTTGCATaatgcccatgtaaaggcaacattcaaactGAAGGGATGAGAATACACTTCAATAATTAACGGTGAAAACAAGAGGAAGTAAATTATTGCATAACATCATCATCATACATAATTCTCAATCAGTACCAACATACTAAGTATTCTCATCCAACAACACGTCAACCAACAATTAACAAAAATTCAACACTTATGTAATATACTCAACACCGACTCGGCATGCATGTGGTAGaaaatatgaacactcaggttcattTTGCTCCCCGATCCCTGCCATAGGATCAAATTCCCTCTTGGAATTGGAGAACACcaaatcgctaccatcaccaaaggtaacacttcactaatcccCAATAATAAGAATTAGCTACTCACACCTGAACCATCACCATAGGATCGAGGCCCACCAAAACTGAACGAAAGTCcatacaccatgatgcatgactctcaattaacatgcattaacacctcAAGATTCACCAAAAGGATCCCCACACATATCTCATCAGTTATGCATCAAATCATTCATCATGCAACCATAATTTTGGGTTATAATTCCAATAacatcaacaaataacaacaactcatcaTACATGATTCACCAGTAATCAATCATATCACTTCACCCAAAAACAACAACACGTCATCATATTTAATGTAACGATTCACTAACTAATCAAACAAGTCATCAAAAACATTTATGAGTGTAACCTAGAACTAGTAAGCCTTTAAGCATTTTGAAATAAGTTAGAAAAGGTTTCATGCTTGAAAATTAAGTTTTTAAGCTAAAAAGTAGTCTATGTGCCGACATATACGGTCAATAGGTTGACACATAGAAGAAACATTTTcctatgtgtcgacacatacgaGTTATAGATCGGCCGGCACATGTGCTTCATTTTTAAAGCCTATATGTTTTGTTCTATGTGTCGTCttcatgtgtcgacacatgaccttcataggtcgacacatgaccttcATAGGTCAACTCATGTTGCGAAAGTTTCCCAAAAATCAGTTTTAAACCATCCAAACACCCCTTCATGTGCCAAAAACTTATGCTATGAAAATTCATCAACTAAAATCCAATTTGTCATGGTTATAGCTTCCTAATTCATTTTATACTTCATGATTTTCATGAATCAACATCATATTACAACATATGATCATACTCACCATCTCTAAATTTCCAATAACACAATCAAGGTCAAAACCTTCAAACATCAATCAATTCCATCAAATGATcaacaacatcaaaacaaaacataTGAATACATCTGTTGTACCCCAAAATATGCCCTCCACTTTTCATTTTCCTATCCAATCACTTGACTTGGGGATCAGTTGCGTACATTAACAActcattcatatgcatcaatcattcattcattagTTGGTCAATATGGATTCAAAGTGTTTGAATTGCAAAGCTAGGGTTTGTGAGTGGATAAAACGCCAAGGGTTTGGCTTGGATATTCATTAGGGGAAGTGAAACCCTAATTGATTGACCTTCGAAGCCTGAATTCAACAGGGTTCCCTCATGGTACTCCTTAAAGGTCTCAAACCTTAATTTCTTGGTGATTTTATTGTGAGGCTTCATGAATGTTATTTGGGTCTTAATTGGATTTCTAAACCCTAATTGGGGATCATACATGTTGAAGACTTGGTTGGGAAGCATCATAATCCATCTAAAGGCCTTGGTTGAAGGGTGTGTGTCATTGAAACCCTAATCTTAGATTCTTGAAGGTTGTGCTAGTAGAGTTTGACTTGGAATCATCTTGGTTTGACTGAAACACTAGTCCATTTGGGGAAGACTCTTGTCCAACATCTTGTCAACTAAACCCACATCCTTCTGGCTCTCCCAGTATCATGTCTCCTATTCATATGGTGTGAATCACTAGTATTTGGTTTTGGGGTTCATGCTTGCATCAATATATTGAGGCTTTGGGCTTTGGTTTGCTTTTGATCCATCAAGTCATTTAGACCATGTCTAGGTCTTTATTTTGGGTCCCTCTATGTTTAACCAAGATTCATGCCAACTTGTACAAGTCCCTACAAGAATACTCTAGTTTGGGACTTACAATTAactttggtcaactattgactttacgatcaactagttgaccaaagtcaaccactTGCCATAAGCCATTCATCCTCAATCCATGATCATTTCAAAATCCTCGATTCATTCCTAAAACTTGACCACCTTTGACCATTTTATATTCAATGTCGAAGATTCATTTCTAGAATTGAGGTTAAAGCCATCCCATTTCACACAATTTCATCATGGGCTT from Lathyrus oleraceus cultivar Zhongwan6 chromosome 7, CAAS_Psat_ZW6_1.0, whole genome shotgun sequence encodes the following:
- the LOC127102801 gene encoding uncharacterized protein LOC127102801, whose amino-acid sequence is MDVTHSFLSLDCEEKSGLKLSSMDGSMIIDTPTLGLILTLWVCLNCLLTIYGKSFGMDLMCLTLRDLDVILGMNWFEFNHVHIKCFSKTVSFPEFYNSDDLFVSAKQVNEFVKEDVAVFMILAFMNEETKSVLVELHVVSHIPKVCPDDINDFPPEREVEFAIDLIPGTSQVSVVPYRASASDLGELKKQLEDLLEKMFVHPSVSSWGASVFHRGEEEGQ